A genomic segment from Dechloromonas denitrificans encodes:
- a CDS encoding branched-chain amino acid transaminase has protein sequence MSMADRDGFIWQDGKLVPWREATTHVLTHSLHYGMGVFEGVRAYKTEKGTAIFRLEDHTDRLFNSAHIFQMQMPFTRDEVNEAHKEVIRANNLESGYIRPIAFYGSEKLGVSPKGAKVHIAIAAWPWGAYLGEEGMERGIRVKTSSFTRHHVNISMVRAKACGHYINSILANNEATNDGYDEAMLLDPEGYVAEGAGENLFIVKKGKLYTPDLTSCLEGITRATVLQLAAEMGLEVCEKRITRDEVYTADEAFFTGTAAEVTPIRELDGRQIGIGKRGPLTTRIQAKYFDVVYGRSAEHDGWLAYV, from the coding sequence ATGTCGATGGCGGATCGCGACGGATTTATCTGGCAAGACGGCAAACTGGTGCCCTGGCGTGAAGCCACCACCCACGTCCTCACCCACTCCCTGCATTACGGCATGGGCGTTTTTGAAGGCGTACGTGCGTACAAGACGGAAAAAGGCACCGCCATTTTCCGCCTCGAAGACCATACCGACCGCCTGTTCAACTCGGCACACATTTTCCAGATGCAGATGCCCTTCACGCGCGACGAAGTCAATGAAGCGCACAAGGAAGTCATCCGCGCCAACAACCTCGAATCCGGCTACATCCGCCCGATCGCCTTCTACGGCTCCGAAAAGCTCGGCGTTTCGCCGAAGGGTGCCAAGGTACACATCGCCATCGCCGCCTGGCCGTGGGGTGCTTACCTCGGCGAAGAAGGCATGGAACGCGGCATTCGCGTCAAGACCTCCAGCTTCACCCGCCACCATGTGAATATTTCCATGGTTCGCGCCAAGGCTTGCGGCCACTACATCAACTCGATCCTGGCCAATAACGAAGCGACCAACGACGGTTACGACGAAGCCATGCTGCTCGACCCGGAAGGCTATGTCGCCGAAGGTGCTGGCGAGAACCTGTTCATCGTCAAGAAGGGCAAGCTGTACACGCCGGACCTGACCTCGTGCCTGGAAGGCATCACGCGCGCCACCGTGCTGCAACTGGCCGCTGAAATGGGCCTCGAAGTCTGCGAAAAGCGCATCACCCGCGACGAAGTCTATACCGCCGACGAAGCCTTCTTCACCGGCACCGCCGCTGAAGTCACGCCGATTCGCGAACTCGATGGCCGTCAGATCGGCATCGGCAAGCGCGGCCCGCTGACCACCCGCATCCAGGCCAAGTATTTCGACGTGGTGTACGGCCGTTCCGCCGAACACGACGGCTGGCTGGCTTACGTATAA